One region of Oxalobacteraceae sp. CFBP 8761 genomic DNA includes:
- a CDS encoding TerB family tellurite resistance protein has product MRNYPTDSPKAMSRLLALAMIADGRLAPQELKTLHRSGVLEVLGVSEDTFDDAAGELTQDLLTHSTNHAAGMVDIEPATIDALLDEVQDPALRALVLKGMLEIVRADQMIDHRERRLLRRALAAWGDGTEPFPAAA; this is encoded by the coding sequence ATGAGAAATTACCCAACCGACAGTCCCAAGGCCATGAGCCGCCTGCTGGCCCTGGCGATGATCGCCGACGGCCGCCTGGCGCCCCAGGAGCTCAAGACGCTGCACCGCAGCGGCGTACTCGAGGTGCTGGGCGTGAGCGAAGACACGTTTGACGATGCCGCCGGCGAGCTGACCCAGGATCTGCTGACCCACAGCACGAACCATGCTGCCGGCATGGTCGACATCGAACCGGCGACGATCGACGCGCTGCTGGACGAAGTGCAGGATCCGGCGCTGCGCGCGCTGGTGCTCAAGGGCATGCTCGAGATCGTGCGGGCCGACCAGATGATCGATCACCGCGAGCGTCGCCTGCTGCGCCGCGCGCTGGCGGCCTGGGGTGACGGCACCGAGCCGTTCCCGGCCGCGGCATGA